The nucleotide window TATTGAAAATTTTACTAAAAGGTTTGAAAATTAAATGAATTCGTTTAAAATAACGTAAACAGAACATGTGAATTCCATCTCATCACAAGATAACTTTTAATTTCACAATTCTTTTTCATGCACTATTCTCATGCACCCTTGAATTGTGTATAGCTTCAGGATAGGATAGGACATAATTGAAATCACATTTGAGATTCTACCTCGTAGTAATTATAACATTCTATTTACAAAAAGCGCTTTTAAAGCATATTAAGCCGCTTCATAAGTTCTGGTCTATTGGACCTGCTTACCGGTATTACATCTTTTGCAATTAAAACACTATTGTCTTCGATATCAATTATTTTTTTTATGTTGATTATATACGTTCTATGCACCTTTAAAAAAGAAGATACAGGAAGTTTATCTTCTATCTTTTTTAATGTTGAGTGTACCGTGTAATTTTTGTCTTCTGTTTTTATCAAAATATAATCTCCTTTAGCTTCAATTACATTTATAGATGCCATATTTATTTTTATGAGCCTTCGGTCGATATTTACGTAAAACTCTGTAGCTGCATCAGTAGGCTGCGCTACATGAACATCAGCACGCTCTAAATAAGAAGGGAGTGTATTTTTTTTTGCTTCAATTTTACTTATTGCTTTTAAAAAGCGTTCTTCTGTGATTGGTTTCACCAAATAATCAACAATGCACTTGTATTCGAAAGCTTCGATAGCAAAATTCCTGTCTGAGGTTATGAGAATAACCAAAGGTGGATTCTTTATGGTTTGAATAAAGTCAAAACCTGTAAATCCGGGCATATGAATATCTAAAAAAATAATGTCTATCGGAACAGTGCTTTGATTAAGAAACTTTATAGCTTCCATAGCATTTTCAAACTCATCTATGAAATTTAAAGCGGGATGGCTTGTAATCATCTTACTTATAATAGTCCTTGCCAATGCTTCATCATCTATTACAATACAATTCATACGGTTACGATTATAATGAATCAGCAAAATCCTGCATTGTACAAAGTATTTGATCAAACGCTACTTTTAACTCTGCATTAAAATCTGCCGATTGGTTTTTTAAGCTACATTCAAACTCTTCTACAAGATAATAACTTTTTTCCATTCCCATTATACTAATTTTATGTTTAATCTTATGAATAACTTCAGCAGCTTTAAGAAAACAGCTATTATCCATTTGTACATAATATTCGCCTATTTCTTTTGGCAGTTCTTTTTTAAGGATATTGATGATTGTTTGCTTAAAAACATCATCATTTCCCGAAAGACTATTAATATAGTTAAGATTTGGCTTGTCCATTAGTATCAAGAGTAAAGAAAAATGTGGTGCCTTTATTTATTGCACTTTCAACCCGAATTTTTCCGTTATAAAACTGAACAATTTTTTTCACTATTGAGAGTCCTATTCCTGATGACGTATCCGAATTATCAAGTTTAGTAAAAATATTAAAAATCTTATTGAGATAGGCTGACTCTATACCCACTCCATTATCTTTTACGTAAAATTCAAACAAATTATCATCATTTAATCCGCATCCTATTTCGACAAATCCTTTGTCTTTGTTGTTATACTTGATGCTGTTATTAATTAAATTTTCAAAAAGCTGTCTAAATCTATAGTAATTCCCATAGAGTTTAGGCAATTTGCCGTTCACTTTTATTTCGAAATTTTTTGGAAGCAAGGCCGTTCTGATTATTTCTTCCAAAAGCACATTAAAATCAATAATCCTATTTTCAGACTGCAGTTTATCAATAGAAGAATAGTCTAAAATCCCTTTTATCAGCAGATCCATTTTTTCAACATTCAGCAAAATAAGGTTTAATGAATCTAAGTTATCAGCACTAAGTTTTTCTTGGTTGTCTATAATAAACCATTCAATAAGCGTATTTACGCTTCTTAACGGCGCTTTTAGGTCATGAGAAACCGCATGCGCATAATCATTAAGTTCCTGATTTTGTAACTCCAGGTTTTTAAGGAGTTCTTCACGTTGCTTGTTAATTCTAATTATCTCTTCGGATTGTTGCTTTATATAATCGGTTGCATTGAATTTTTTATCAGAATAATCATTTACATCAAGGTTCATTGAGCTTAATATAAATTCCAGATTTTTGTTTAAATCTGTAAGATTACGAGCTTCTTCCCGTAATTTTTCGTTTGCTTCAAATAATTCATCTGAACTTAATTTCATTGCTCTTTGCAACAATGTCCTTTGTTCATCATAGTTTATATATGAATTGTTTATTGCATTCAGGAAATTCTCTAATCCATCAGGAATAGTACCTCCCAGGTATTTTGCTATTTGTCTTTCTAGTAAGGAATTCATTATTCGCTAACAAGTGTTAAAGTCATTGTCTGATTATGTAATTGGCAAATTGTACTTCCAAAAAACGGTGCCATTTCTCCGTATGAATAAAACCCTGTTAAAACGGTTTCGTCGCCTAAAACAGCTTTTACTTCTTCAAGCTCCTCTTCTACCCGCTGATCCATTACCAATTTTCGCCCAACACAACTTACAAGAATAGCCAAACCCGGTTTTGCTTTTCGGTTTCTCATAGCATCTTGAGCTGCTAAATTGGCTCCATTGGCAATACTGTCCACAGATGCCATCATCAGCTGTACTTTTGAGTTTAGCGGCACATCTCCGGCAAGAATCATTGATTGATTATCATTGTCAATATTGAGTATCGTTCTTACAAGGGCATCCTCTTTTTCAGGGGGTGTTACATTTAATGGATACAAAAGTGAGGCTTGCGGAAGTTCATTGGCCTTTTCTCCCAGGTATTTTTTATATAGCTCCAATGCTGGCTGCCCATCTATCTCGTGCAAAATATTTCCGTCAGAATGCGTAATTATTCTTTCCGGTCCAAATGGCTGCCATCCGCCATAACTGGCAAAACTAATTTCTAATGTATCACCATAAAAACCAATCAATACCACTTCACCTTCTTTTGGTTTTTCATTATAAGAGGCAAGGGTTTTTTCAAATTTTGCATCATCACCACACATTCCTCCTGTTATCGATATACTTGAATCAATAGCATCTTCCAACCCACTTATTAAAGAACTGCCGTTAATAAAGCTTCCTTCGGATAGCACAAAAAGATGTTTCAAATTCTCTTTTGGCATATTTGAATACAGACTTTTACCAAGAGCAACAGCATCTTTTTTATAATCTAAAATATTACCGGTTTTAATTACAAAACTGCTTTTTTCAAATTCAACAGCTGTTACTGTTGCCGAATTATCCAGAACACTTGTGCCGGCAATTTCACCTGCTGTAGAACCATAAACAATATGTTGATAAGGAAATTCTTTTTTAATATCTTTCAAAAAAGCTTCATCCTCGAGCAACAATCGATTTGCAAATACCAGCACTAATGGATTTTTCAAAATAATTTTATCCGTAAGATAATCCCAAGTGAAATTCTCTTTTTTAAAAGCCTGCACTATTTTCATAACTCTATTTATTTAGCTGTACATAAAATATGGTACTATTACCTAACTCACTTTCTATCCAAATTTTTCCTTTATAATAATCAACTATTTTTTTAACTATAGACAAACCCAAACCTGTGGATTTTTCATTACTGCCCAGTGATTGAAATGTTTTGAAAATTTTTTCAAAGTGTTCTTCTGCTATACCGGGTCCATTATCTTTTACTGAAAAAACATAATGTGATTCAGATTCTTCTACATTTACTTCAACCAAGCCCTGAGGTTTATCGCTATAACTTACCGCATTACCTATTAAATTTTGAAACAATTGCTGAATCCGAAACTTATCAGCTTTAATGACAGGCATTTTATCTGATGTTACTATTTTCACATTTTTTGGAATGTCAATTGTATTTATAATATTCCTCACTACTTCCTGCGTGTTAACAGGTTGCAAGATCTCAGTATTTTCGTTATTTATTTTAGAATACGTCAATATTCCTTCTATGAGCCGATCCATCTTTTCGATTTTACCTTCTATCATATCCAGATATTGAATGGATTGTTCCCGCAAATTGGCTCCATCCTCTTCTTTTATCCAATAAATTAATGAATTTATACTTCTTAGTGGTGATTTTAAATCGTGAGATACTATTTGAGCATACTCTTCGAGGTCATTGTTACTTTTTTCTAAACTAGCCAAAAGTTGCTCTTTTTGTTCTTCAAGTATTTTTCGTGCGGTGATATCCTCTTCAATAGCAAAATAACGGCAAATCTCTCCCCATTCATTATATAATGCCTGACCTTGAATTTTTACCCAGTATTTTTTTCCGGTTTTAGAATAATTAATTATTTCGCAACTAAATGGCTCTCCTTTTTTTATCTGCTGGCTTAAATAAATTACTGTCTCAGGATTACTTTCTTTACCTTGTAATAGCTTACCTGGCTTCAATCCTATAAGTTCTTCTACTTCATATCCAGACATGACTACAAAACTTGAATTAACCCATTCGAGTCTTCCCTCATTATCGCAAATTATAACTGCATTGATATTTTTTTCAGCAATAAGCGATAATAAAACTAACTGTTCCTCTTTCTTTTTTTCATCAGTCATATCTTCAATGATGGCAAAATATTGCAGAAGTTTACCACTTTCATCATAAACGGGCTGTCCTTTTGTCCGAGACCAGAAGTAAGTTCCATCTTTGCGCCCATGAATGATTTCTATATCAAATGATTC belongs to Flavobacterium aquiphilum and includes:
- a CDS encoding LytR/AlgR family response regulator transcription factor, which translates into the protein MNCIVIDDEALARTIISKMITSHPALNFIDEFENAMEAIKFLNQSTVPIDIIFLDIHMPGFTGFDFIQTIKNPPLVILITSDRNFAIEAFEYKCIVDYLVKPITEERFLKAISKIEAKKNTLPSYLERADVHVAQPTDAATEFYVNIDRRLIKINMASINVIEAKGDYILIKTEDKNYTVHSTLKKIEDKLPVSSFLKVHRTYIINIKKIIDIEDNSVLIAKDVIPVSRSNRPELMKRLNML
- a CDS encoding Hpt domain-containing protein; translation: MDKPNLNYINSLSGNDDVFKQTIINILKKELPKEIGEYYVQMDNSCFLKAAEVIHKIKHKISIMGMEKSYYLVEEFECSLKNQSADFNAELKVAFDQILCTMQDFADSL
- a CDS encoding sensor histidine kinase; the encoded protein is MNSLLERQIAKYLGGTIPDGLENFLNAINNSYINYDEQRTLLQRAMKLSSDELFEANEKLREEARNLTDLNKNLEFILSSMNLDVNDYSDKKFNATDYIKQQSEEIIRINKQREELLKNLELQNQELNDYAHAVSHDLKAPLRSVNTLIEWFIIDNQEKLSADNLDSLNLILLNVEKMDLLIKGILDYSSIDKLQSENRIIDFNVLLEEIIRTALLPKNFEIKVNGKLPKLYGNYYRFRQLFENLINNSIKYNNKDKGFVEIGCGLNDDNLFEFYVKDNGVGIESAYLNKIFNIFTKLDNSDTSSGIGLSIVKKIVQFYNGKIRVESAINKGTTFFFTLDTNGQAKS
- a CDS encoding FIST signal transduction protein; translation: MKIVQAFKKENFTWDYLTDKIILKNPLVLVFANRLLLEDEAFLKDIKKEFPYQHIVYGSTAGEIAGTSVLDNSATVTAVEFEKSSFVIKTGNILDYKKDAVALGKSLYSNMPKENLKHLFVLSEGSFINGSSLISGLEDAIDSSISITGGMCGDDAKFEKTLASYNEKPKEGEVVLIGFYGDTLEISFASYGGWQPFGPERIITHSDGNILHEIDGQPALELYKKYLGEKANELPQASLLYPLNVTPPEKEDALVRTILNIDNDNQSMILAGDVPLNSKVQLMMASVDSIANGANLAAQDAMRNRKAKPGLAILVSCVGRKLVMDQRVEEELEEVKAVLGDETVLTGFYSYGEMAPFFGSTICQLHNQTMTLTLVSE
- a CDS encoding PAS domain S-box protein → MDSINFTTERFNEVFPFYVLFDQQMSISSYGKSLKKVFPSIQQRTKLSDYFAFKRPFVEKMDAGTISENLNQLVILECITNKDPLIRGQFVAVDNYFLFIGSPWLTSVEDVKKNNLIISDFANFDPQFDLMQMLKKQETKNENLNRDGEELNRLSLVASANKNAIVFTDADGKIFWCNESYHKITGFTKEDVIGKTPIEVGRIPNTDREAIKKMTTLFFKGESFDIEIIHGRKDGTYFWSRTKGQPVYDESGKLLQYFAIIEDMTDEKKKEEQLVLLSLIAEKNINAVIICDNEGRLEWVNSSFVVMSGYEVEELIGLKPGKLLQGKESNPETVIYLSQQIKKGEPFSCEIINYSKTGKKYWVKIQGQALYNEWGEICRYFAIEEDITARKILEEQKEQLLASLEKSNNDLEEYAQIVSHDLKSPLRSINSLIYWIKEEDGANLREQSIQYLDMIEGKIEKMDRLIEGILTYSKINNENTEILQPVNTQEVVRNIINTIDIPKNVKIVTSDKMPVIKADKFRIQQLFQNLIGNAVSYSDKPQGLVEVNVEESESHYVFSVKDNGPGIAEEHFEKIFKTFQSLGSNEKSTGLGLSIVKKIVDYYKGKIWIESELGNSTIFYVQLNK